A genome region from Macaca nemestrina isolate mMacNem1 chromosome 20, mMacNem.hap1, whole genome shotgun sequence includes the following:
- the LOC105495374 gene encoding glia maturation factor gamma isoform X2 yields MSDSLVVCEVDPELTEKLRKFRFRKETDNAAIIMKVDKDRQMVVLEEEFQNISPEELKMELPERQPRFVVYSYKYVHDDGRVSYPLCFIFSSPVGCKPEQQMMYAGSKNRLVQTAELTKVFEIRTTDDLTEAWLQEKLSFFR; encoded by the exons ATG TCTGACTCCCTGGTGGTGTGCGAGGTAGACCCAGAGCTAACAGAAAAGCTGAGGAAATTCCGCTTCCGGAAAGAGACAGACAATGCAGCCATCATAA TGAAGGTGGACAAAGACCGGCAGATGGTGGTACTGGAGGAAGAATTTCag AACATTTCCCCAGAGGAGCTCAAAATGGAATTGCCTGAGAGACAGCCCAG GTTCGTGGTTTATAGCTACAAGTACGTGCATGACGATGGCCGAGTGTCCTACCCTTTGTGTTTCATCTTCTCCAGTCCTGTGG GCTGCAAGCCGGAACAACAGATGATGTATGCAGGGAGTAAGAACAGGCTGGTGCAGACAGCAGAGCTCACAAAG GTGTTTGAAATCCGCACCACCGATGACCTCACCGAGGCCTGGCTCCAAGAGAAGTTGTCTTTCTTTCGTTGA
- the LOC105495374 gene encoding glia maturation factor gamma isoform X3 has translation MKVDKDRQMVVLEEEFQNISPEELKMELPERQPRFVVYSYKYVHDDGRVSYPLCFIFSSPVGCKPEQQMMYAGSKNRLVQTAELTKVFEIRTTDDLTEAWLQEKLSFFR, from the exons A TGAAGGTGGACAAAGACCGGCAGATGGTGGTACTGGAGGAAGAATTTCag AACATTTCCCCAGAGGAGCTCAAAATGGAATTGCCTGAGAGACAGCCCAG GTTCGTGGTTTATAGCTACAAGTACGTGCATGACGATGGCCGAGTGTCCTACCCTTTGTGTTTCATCTTCTCCAGTCCTGTGG GCTGCAAGCCGGAACAACAGATGATGTATGCAGGGAGTAAGAACAGGCTGGTGCAGACAGCAGAGCTCACAAAG GTGTTTGAAATCCGCACCACCGATGACCTCACCGAGGCCTGGCTCCAAGAGAAGTTGTCTTTCTTTCGTTGA